The genomic segment GGCGCCTCACGGAGCTCTCTGCCCCgtccccttctttttttttttttcgacaGCAGCCACCTGGATGTTCAACAGGAAGGAGACGGCACTTGTTTGATGGCTTCCCTTCATCTTGTGGTGCTCATGTAGTGTGTGGCGGCACTGCACatgcggaggtggtggggcggCAGACGATGCACGCAAAatatgcgtgcgcgcgacaCAGAGCGGGAGCATGCGGAGAAGAGTGATCGCGTCCAGCTCGCACgtgcagacacgcacgcgggcGCTCTTCACGCTTCATGCGAACAtttttttgcttgttgcGATTTGCTGCGTTGATCCCCGCCAGCAGCGTTGCTTTTGTTGTTCTTCCTTTAGTCATGAGTGcattgccccccccccccccccccccccccccttcgccccccccctccataCCCCTNNNNNNNNNNNNNNNNNNNNNNNNNNNNNNNNNNNNNNNNNNNNNNNNNNNNNNNNNNNNNNNNNNNNNNNNNNNNNNNNNNNNNNNNNNNNNNNNNNNGAGTGcattgcccccccccccccccatcctgcaggcgggcgggcgggcggggaTGCACGGTGACGGCCAAAGAATGAAGTAAAAAAGCGATGGCtgggagctgctgcgtccgTGGCACTGCGCAGCGATGCAGCGAACAGGAACCGAAAggcagtgctgctggaggGCACGCGCGCAATGCTGCGTTTTCCAACTCCTTGCGCTTGTGCAGGCCACGCTCGCACATCCGGTGATGCACACAACAGCTTACATTCTTGCTCTGGCCCTCccattccccccccccttacGCACCGCGCACACATCATccacctctctcgctctctcactctgtgtgtgcgtgcgtgcccctccttctcttcccacGTTCATATCCTCATTGCGCCATCTGCCACGCAGTCAAACTCCCTAATTTTTTTATTTGTGTCGTTGCTCCGTTTTCGCTGTACCTCCTCTTGCCGTCTGTTTCCTCCCTCAACTGCCACATCCAGTcacgcctcctccccgccgcctccgcctaTCACGCTCATCGCTCTTGCTCTCGCTGTGTTCTCGGATTGTTGTGCTGTTCCCTGTCTTGGGATCTCTTCACTACTCCGACGGCGActttgtgttttttttttttccctccAACTGCCGTCGTCCATAacggcgaaggcgacggcAAGCGGGTACCATCCctcacgcacactcacacacaatCCCCTTccccatcaccaccgtcTTGAGTcatggccgccgctgatCAACTCCGGTACGCAGCGCAGATGATCGAGCTGGCGCGcagcgaagagagggaggacgGAAACCCGCtcacggcggtgcgctgctaCACAACGGCGATGGAGGTTATCGCGTCAGAGGCGTCTAAGCGCGCGGCGACGATTGAGAGCAATGAAGCGCGCcgtttctttctctttcaAGTCCGATCGAAGCTGGAGATGTACCACGAacgcgcggagctgctcctGCAAGTCGCGAACGGATCGGGGCTGCTCGACAAGCCCAGCttcggcaacggcgacgtCTCGGCTTTTCAAACTAACTACCCACCCGCGCTCTTCGCGTCAGCGGTGGCGAATGAGAATAGCAACACCGGCAATGGCGGAGTCGGGTCGTGCAGCACGGGCGGTGGCTTCAGTGTACTCGGGATTCCGCTTCAGCCCCAACGGATGGCTCCCTCTGCTCTTCCCACACAAACTCAATCCAGCTATGACGACTCCAAGGAACCGCCGATGAGCTGCTACCTGAAgcccgacgacgacgcaacCGCGGAACCGCCGCCGGTGACACCAGAGCTGGATCTTGACGAACTCATGAAGAACCTCGGCGCACCACCAGAGTCGTAGAGGCGAGAAGGGTGATGGGGACGAAGTAGCCGAGAGGCGTGCGCGCATAAGTGAGTCGGTGTGCGTCGGAGTGCGCACCAAGATCTAAATCGAAtctttttctgttgttgATATTTCTTTCCCCCTCTCGTCTTATTACCATCATTCTGTTGGGGCTTCTGGGGGTGTGGGCATGCGAAGCGGTGAGCGGGAGGAGTaggcagggggggggcatgcACCCACATATATTTTGTTGTTCTGCATCCCTTGTACTTGCCGTCGTCTCGTTTTCTGCGTAATGGTTTGTTTGTGTGAGCGCCCGTGATGAGGCCTCTCTTCGTTCTTTGCGTCTCGGCCCCCCACCGAGCGCCCTCCTCACTGCCTTTCACTATGTGGGCTCTTGTTTTGTGCGTGGGGTTTGTGTAGAGGGTCGCTCAATCTCCCTCTGCGCATGCCGCCCTTACGTTCTGACTTTGTGTTagctctctccctcctcttccgctttCGCCAGCACTCACCCACCCGCACTCTTTTGACTtcctctccgtgtgtgcatctctgGTGCTTCCTCCAAGACGAGTGCGCGagttccccccccccctccctctcccttcgctCCTCCACTCACCGATGACCCACACGAGAACACGAGCACAGCTTCTCTGCCAGTTGTTCGCCGAAACATTCTCCTGATCTCGCTCATGTCCGCCCTGCTTTTTTCATGGCTTTCGcccctcgtcctcctcctccggcacgcacgcacacgcacacacagacacacgcgcgcgcctcctcttctATGTTCGCGCGTTTCCCTTTGTTGTTTGGTTGTGTCTCGCCGTTCTCTTCCGTCGTGTGGAGGCGCTCCTTTCGGATGCCTCCACCTGTGCAATACTCTCCGTCCTCTCGGTAGTGTGCACcttggcgtgcgcgctcgTCTCCACGCACCCAGCATCGCACACACTAAGATGGACAAGACGAACACCTTTGAGGTTGAGCGCATCGGCAGGCAAGCCCACTGGGGGGCACAGAGAAGGAACATGCCAGCATATCGTCGATGCCGCCTTATCGGACTTACCCAGGAAGGCGACTGGAAAATCTAGGTCGTCAAGAGAGCGACATCTACGGCAGCGCATCGGCATGTGTGTTGtgtgcatcgccgccgtaCATACTGGGCATCGCTCTCGGGCGATGCTCGCCTGGAACGCCAACTCCCTACGGTGTATGCGAAGGGCTTACCGGCGCGGAAatggcggcgccaccgccattTCCGCGCGCCCCACTTTGCTTTCCATATTTTTTTTCCCCGTGGCCTATCATGGGAAGAGGACGAAAGGGGTGCAGACTAGCCTTGGCCGTGCGCTCTCTTCCCACCTACCCAACACTTGCGATGCGAAAGAAAACGGCCCAAAACAACGCTTCCTCTGTACACTCTTTCTCCTCGCTCACTCGCACTCTCTCCTGGCTGCCCCATCATCCATCATTCATCCCCTCCATCCCATCACGCTCTATCTGTTACCTTGCGAACACTCTTCGGCTGTCTTTTTACCCTtgcttccctccctttcgaACGAGCGCAGTTTCTCATCTCCCGCCGCGCGCAACGATGGCCACCATTGGCATGTTcaacgaggagggcgagaatGTTGACCTCTACATCCCGCGCAAGTGCCACGCGACCAACACGCTGATTGAGGCGCACGAccacgccgccgtgcagATCTCGATCGCGAACGTTGGCCCGAACGGCGTGATCAAcggcacgacgacgacgctgtgCATTGCTGGCTACCTGCGCTCGCAGGGCGAGTCGGACCACGCGATCAACCACATCACGATCGACCGNNNNNNNNNNNNNNNNNNNNNNNNNNNNNNNNNNNNNNNNNNNNNNNNNNNNNNNNNNNNNNNNNNNNNNNNNNNNNNNNNNNNNNNNNNNNNNNNNNNATGCGCATCAAGACCGGCAAGCCGAAGCGTGCGTCCAAGTCGAAGTCGAAGAAGCCCGCCGCGaagggcgccgccgctggcgctgctgcccagaAGGGTGGCCGCCCGTCTGTTCAGAAGGGTGCGCGCCCGGCTTCGCAGAAGGGTGCCCGCCCGCCAACGCAGAAGGGTGCGCGCCCGCCTACGCAGAAGGGTGCCCGCCCGCCTGCGCAGAAGGGTGCCGCTCCGGCTCGCAAGAACCGCGCTTAAGGCAGTtcaaagggggggggagagcgCCGTATAAAGAAGGCAAAGGCAAGCGGGAGCGCATGCGACTtggtgtgtgcctgcgtatgtgtctgtgtacaGCTTGGTCTAGACCTACCGcaagggaaagggggaggggcgaggtgAGGACGCAGAGTCATGAAAAGAAGAGGTAGTGACGCGGTGTGtccgcctgcgcggcgcccgttttctctctgtgcaccTCCTACGTGACACACCTCACCCTCTGTGCTGGGCCGCGTTGCGCATGGACCGTGGCCTTTGTGCGATATCTtcgtgcagcgcaccggtGGCAGCTTCGTCGCCTCCATGACTGCACGACACTGCTAGACGAGCCGGCAGCCGACGCGGTgcgacgacacacacacacacacgcacatgcttACCGAACACCTTTGGTGCGTTGCTGAAATCTGTGTTTTATAatttttcctttcttttctcttcgtgcttctctctctggcgCTCTCGCAAAGGCTTGCTTGCCCGCTTGCGTTgtcctcttcgcctctcttttgccctcctcccgctcgcTCGACGAGGTGACGGTGAGCGGTAGGCCAggtggggggtgggaggCGAGGACGATGATGACAGAGGATGTGGCGAGCAACCCAGGCGTGAGAGTGGGAGAGCGAatgtgtgtgagagaggcTCATTTcttcgaaaaaaaaaaacacaaaaagagCGACACCACGCAGCTCCAAAGGTTGGCAGGCGCGCACAACATGCACAGGcgtgtcggtggcggcggtgtcggcgctTGCCGAGGCACCTATGCGAACCGCAGCAACAAAACGTGCGCTAGGCCGGCTGTGAAGgtacgcagcagcgcgtgagCATGCACAAGTGTGTGACACTGCTCAGGGCATCCTCTCGCCATACGCACCCGTACTGGGTTTCCATGCGAAAATGCCGCCTACCACGAAGCGAGGCAGAGGACGTACAGTGCACACCTGACTCGACTTACTTCGCCGCTTGTTCGTCTCCTGACCGCCtttgtgttttgtttttctaCGTCCCTGCCTTGCACTGGCCGACTCGCAACACTGGCAACAACACATGCCACACCGCTCATGATCACTACGCGACCACCACGCCACCATTTATCTCCTACCTATTCCTCAACAGTGTGCCCACACTACACCTTTGCTCAGCCTCAAGTCTATTCCTCTCTCAGCTCCATCTCCCGCCGCGCGCAACGATGGCCACCATTGGCATGTTcaacgaggagggcgagaatGTTGACCTCTACATCCCGCGCAAGTGCCACGCGACCAACACGCTGATTGAGGCGCACGAccacgccgccgtgcagATCTCGATCGCGAACGTTGGCCCGAACGGCGTGATCAAcggcacgacgacgacgctgtgCATTGCTGGCTACCTGCGCTCGCAGGGCGAGTCGGACCACGCGATCAACCACATCACGATCGACCGCGGCNNNNNNNNNNNNNNNNNNNNNNNNNNNNNNNNNNNNNNNNNNNNNNNNNNNNNNNNNNNNNNNNNNNNNNNNNNNNNNNNNNNNNNNNNNNNNNNNNNNACACTACACCTTTGCTCAGCCTCAAGTCTATTCCTCTCTCAGCTCCATCTCCCGCCGCGCGCAACGATGGCCACCATTGGCATGTTcaacgaggagggcgagaatGTTGACCTCTACATCCCGCGCAAGTGCCACGCGACCAACACGCTGATTGAGGCGCACGAccacgccgccgtgcagATCTCGATCGCGAACGTTGGCCCGAACGGCGTGATCAAcggcacgacgacgacgctgtgCATTGCTGGCTACCTGCGCTCGCAGGGCGAGTCGGACCACGCGATCAACCACATCACGATCGACCGCGGCATCATGCGCATCAAGACCGGCAAGCCGAAGCGTGCGTCCAAGTCGAAGTCGAAGAAGCCCGCCGCGaagggcgccgccgctggcgctgctgcccagaAGGGTGGCCGCCCGTCTGTTCAGAAGGGTGCGCGCCCGGCTTCGCAGAAGGGTGCCCGCCCGCCAACGCAGAAGGGTGCCCGCCCGCCTACGCAGAAGGGTGCCCGCCCGCCTGCGCAGAAGGGTGCCGCTCCGGCTCGCAAGAACCGCGCTTAAGGCAGTTcaaaggggggaggggcgaagTTTGACAACAACGAAGCAACAGAACAACGAGAAGGGAAGACACCGCTaaacgccgcagcgcgagAGTGCGCTCGgacaggcacacgcagccTCTTTCTCACTCGCCCTGTCTGCCTTTGTGCCGCTAATCCGTGTCCGCCTCACACCCCCGCCTTCTCTCGGCTcccttgtgcgcgcgccttttTGTGCTTCCCATCGCGCTGGCGTCAGAAGGCAGATGGAGCGGCCGTTCTCGGAGGTCANNNNNNNNNNNNNNNNNNNNNNNNNNNNNNNNNNNNNNNNNNNNNNNNNNNNNNNNNNNNNNNNNNNNNNNNNNNNNNNNNNNNNNNNNNNNNNNNNNNcgctggcgctgctgcccagaAGGGTGGCCGCCCGTCTGTTCAGAAGGGTGCGCGCCCGGCTTCGCAGAAGGGTGCCCGCCCGCCAACGCAGAAGGGTGCCCGCCCGCCTACGCAGAAGGGTGCCCGCCCGCCTGCGCAGAAGGGTGCCGCTCCGGCTCGCAAGAACCGCGCTTAAGGCAGTTcaaaggggggaggggcgaagTTTGACAACAACGAAGCAACAGAACAACGAGAAGGGAAGACACCGCTaaacgccgcagcgcgagAGTGCGCTCGgacaggcacacgcagccTCTTTCTCACTCGCCCTGTCTGCCTTTGTGCCGCTAATCCGTGTCCGCCTCACACCCCCGCCTTCTCTCGGCTcccttgtgcgcgcgccttttTGTGCTTCCCATCGCGCTGGCGTCAGAAGGCAGATGGAGCGGCCGTTCTCGGAGGTCACGTGATCGCCTCCTGCACCCGTGTGCTTGTCGACGCCTGTGGCCGTCTACTTCCTTGCGCAAGTCCTTCTCCTACGCAGCTTCCCTCGCCGAGCCCGGCGCATCGCAACGCAGGGGTTCACCCAATGAGTACGCGcctacacgcacgcgcagaagTTTAGAGGAGCAGCTCATTCAAGTTGTGTAGCATGTTTCTCCGTACAaaagcgtgcgtgtgcagcttCTAAAGATGTGATGGGCACATCCGGTGTGGGGGGAGCAGGGATAGGTGCGAGGACCTCGAACTCGTGcaggtgacggcgacgagggggCAAGTAAGGCGCATCACCTTCGTTGATACCCCCCGCATCTCTTTGCTAAGTGCACtgcacctccctcctcctgcatTTTGTTTCTTTCTATCGTGTGCCGCGCACGGACTCGTCTACACCGCCTGCTCTTCCGACCGTACCACCGTCCTTGTTGGACTGGGCTTGGATAGGAgagtggcagcggtggagcgCCGGTAACGTTGTGGCCGGTGGTGGGTTACAGACACGCaggcgagagggggaggtgcgAGGGACTAGCAATGACAAGGTAGTTCTGGTGTTCTTTATAATCGACCTTGACTGAGGCGCTTCTGCATCCTCTCCAGTTCGCACGGGGAAGATAAGAAGACTTGAGGGGCTGCGAAAAGGGTGGTGGAAGGTGGGGGCGGCAGAGAAGGCAACGGCGAGTGGGGATTGGAAGAGAGAGCCTAGTGGTCTGCATGCATACACCCGTACAAGCGGGCCGCAGCGAGCACCGCCTACCTCCATTCCTCTATCCCTGCTCTGCGGGTCCTTCCTCCCcgaccccctcctccccgcgcGCGGCTTCTCTTTGGTTTTCTTTTCAGTCTCTCCTGTGCAGCTTGGAATTGCCTCACAGCGGCAAGCCAGCAGCGTCGGTTGGCCCTTCCTCTCTGTTCTCTTTCTGATGTGTTACTACTTTCCGCttgctgtgccgccgcttgTTCACGTGTCGCTCTCGCCTTCTCCCGCTTCGTATCGTTTCTTGTAATGGGCTACCAGGTACAGCTGGAGCGAAGCCACGGCCCAGAGAACGGGGTAGGAGGCTGTCATTGCCTATCAGGTGGACGGCAAGTCGAACTGCACCGAAATCGGGAGTGTGGTGGGGTGGGCTAGAGTCTGACGATGTTGTGCAGACTTTGTTTGGTTCCTTCGGCATCCGAGAGGGCGGAGCTACGGCATGGTGAGAGGGCGCAAGCGATAAAAAAGCGAATGGACACACGT from the Leishmania donovani BPK282A1 complete genome, chromosome 11 genome contains:
- a CDS encoding 40S ribosomal protein S21, putative: MATIGMFNEEGENVDLYIPRKCHATNTLIEAHDHAAVQISIANVGPNGVINGTTTTLCIAGYLRSQGESDHAINHITID
- a CDS encoding 40S ribosomal protein S21, putative yields the protein MHKCVTLLRASSRHTHPYWVSMRKCRLPRSEAEDVQCTPDSTYFAACSSPDRLCVLFFYVPALHWPTRNTGNNTCHTAHDHYATTTPPFISYLFLNSVPTLHLCSASSLFLSQLHLPPRATMATIGMFNEEGENVDLYIPRKCHATNTLIEAHDHAAVQISIANVGPNGVINGTTTTLCIAGYLRSQGESDHAINHITIDRG